ACCCGACGCCGGGCCCGCAGGGTCCGTCACGGAGCCGGACGGGTAAGCCCCAAACCAGTCCGAGCACCATTCCTTGACGTTCCCGTGCATGTCGTACAAGCCCCACGTATTCGCCGGGAAATTGCCCACTAAAACCGTATTCTCGCGGCAGACACCCTCACGGCCATTACCGTAGGTGTAGTTGCCGCGGTAGTTCGCCTGCTCCGTCGAAATCGTCTGACCGAAACAGAAAGGCGTCGTCGTACCCGCGCGGCACGCGTACTCCCACTGCGATTCCGTCGGCAAACGGAAACCACCCCGGCTCACGCGGCCGTTCAGCTTGTCAATGAACTCCTGACAATCCTCCCAGGATACGCATTCCACCGGCAAACGCGGGTCGAACGTGAGATGGCTCGGATTGTTCCCCATCACTCGCTCCCATTGGCCCTGCGTCACCTCGTACTTGCCTAACCAGAAGCCCTGGGTCAAGGTCACCTGGTGTTGCGGCTGCTCATGCCTGAACCAATCCGCTTCGGTGTTTTCTCCGCCGAACAGACGCGCCACTTTCTCAGGACTCTGGTCTCCGCCCATCAGGAATGTCCCCGGCGGTATCCACACCAGTTCCAGCGTTACCCCGCCACCTAGGTCCACCGTCTGCACATCCCCGGGCTTCGGCTCGCCGGTTGTCACCGTCACCTGCGGCGGCTGAGCGGGCGGCGCCGCTGTCGGCGGGCGGGGCGGCTCCGGCGGACGCACCACAGTGACCTTGGCCAGCACCACCGGCTTCTGCGTCCACTTGCCCGGCTCGATACTCACCGTCTCCGTATGTTCTTCGTAGCCTTCGGCGCGCACGGTCACCTGAGCCGTGCCCGCGGGCAGGTTCGACCGCTCGAACGGCTTGGACGATGTCGCCGTGCCCGCTTCACGGCCGTCAAGATAAATAGTCGCCTCCGGCGCGTTTACGGCCACCTGTAAATGCCCCAGCAGCGACGGCGCGGGCGGCGGCGGCGCGTCGGCCGCGGCTGCGACCTGCGGCGCCACGAAATAGAAGTCCGCGTTGAGGTTCGAACTGCGCCAAGGCTGTTGCGCGCTTTGGGTTCTGGCCACGACCTCCGCGCCGACCCGTTTCAGCACATCCTCGATTTCCAGCCCCGGCGTGGGCAGGTAGCGCACCAGGCTCTCCGTGTACAGGCTGTTCTGGCCGTCGCCGTCGGCGGCCACGCTGTCCGGAGCGGTGGAGAAGGCGATGACCGAGCCCTGCGCCGCGTTCATGAGCGCCAGTCCCTGAGTGGCGCTTCGGAAACCGCGCGCGAACGGGTTGTTGCGGCAGGCGTCGAGCACGACGACGTTGACCTGAGCGCCCGAATCCTCCATCTTCGCCAGCACCAGCCCCGCGTTCACGCATTTGAACTCGACCTCGCTCTCGCCCTTGATGTCCGCGTCCACGGGCATGAGAAAATTCGCGCCGCCGACCTGCAGCCCGTGGCCCGCGTAGTAGAACAACGCGACGCCCGCGCCGCGGATGCGGTCGCCGAACTCCTCGACCAATTTCTTCATCGCCTCGTAGGTGCAGTCGGTCCTCACGATGACGGCGAACCCGCACTGTTCCAGCACTGCCGCCATGGCCTTCGCGTCGTTGACCGGGTTGCGCAGCGGCGCCGACGCATAGGCCGAGTTGCCGATGACCAGCGCCACCCGCGCGCCGCTCGAAACCGCCGGAGGCGCGGCCGTGCCTCCGCCGCCGCGCTCCTGCGCTGGGGCAAGCGGCACAGCCAAAACGAACATCAGAACGATTGCGGCGATGCGACACCGGTTCATCAACGCGCCCTCCTTGCGAGGCAGTATATCTCATCGTTGCGCCGCGTGAATGGCTCCCAGCCGGGCGCCAGTTGGATTTCATCCAGGAAGAACGTCACCCGCTCCCGGTCGCGCCGCTCTGGACAGAGATTGAAGTATTCTTCCACGACCAGCTGCAGCTCGCCGGTCGTCATCTCCGCCAGGCGTTCATCCTCAAAACTGAAAAACAGCAGCGCGTCGCGCCCGCAGCAAGTCGGTCTTCCAGACACTG
This genomic interval from Candidatus Hydrogenedentota bacterium contains the following:
- a CDS encoding AAA family ATPase, yielding MAFFEREIRLLIRQKIAYALALPAPTYTRRDIRLPDIPGKAMVVVGMRRSGKTEVPLAVSGRPTCCGRDALLFFSFEDERLAEMTTGELQLVVEEYFNLCPERRDRERVTFFLDEIQLAPGWEPFTRRNDEIYCLARRAR
- a CDS encoding SUMF1/EgtB/PvdO family nonheme iron enzyme; its protein translation is MNRCRIAAIVLMFVLAVPLAPAQERGGGGTAAPPAVSSGARVALVIGNSAYASAPLRNPVNDAKAMAAVLEQCGFAVIVRTDCTYEAMKKLVEEFGDRIRGAGVALFYYAGHGLQVGGANFLMPVDADIKGESEVEFKCVNAGLVLAKMEDSGAQVNVVVLDACRNNPFARGFRSATQGLALMNAAQGSVIAFSTAPDSVAADGDGQNSLYTESLVRYLPTPGLEIEDVLKRVGAEVVARTQSAQQPWRSSNLNADFYFVAPQVAAAADAPPPPAPSLLGHLQVAVNAPEATIYLDGREAGTATSSKPFERSNLPAGTAQVTVRAEGYEEHTETVSIEPGKWTQKPVVLAKVTVVRPPEPPRPPTAAPPAQPPQVTVTTGEPKPGDVQTVDLGGGVTLELVWIPPGTFLMGGDQSPEKVARLFGGENTEADWFRHEQPQHQVTLTQGFWLGKYEVTQGQWERVMGNNPSHLTFDPRLPVECVSWEDCQEFIDKLNGRVSRGGFRLPTESQWEYACRAGTTTPFCFGQTISTEQANYRGNYTYGNGREGVCRENTVLVGNFPANTWGLYDMHGNVKEWCSDWFGAYPSGSVTDPAGPASGVSRVVRGGSWADHPGCCRSAYRYSDTPDYRFAHLGLRLSRTP